In the Harmonia axyridis chromosome 3, icHarAxyr1.1, whole genome shotgun sequence genome, one interval contains:
- the LOC123675259 gene encoding histidine-rich glycoprotein-like — translation MAAWALVGIVLFFFTEYHNCLSVSDDKYLAVYPTYKFGQAVVGYEDNTPRYYNSHADAASIYSSRGSASSNYENFKDPQTLLADEINRDDDYKGNNFIGSTSGFKQYKASTSFNYNGPHQLETIETRSFHKKSEPYSLHEFDHSHHGEEEHAEIHYHQHKHLHKHSHKQEHHHKHKQDHNHHHAHQHEEEGMHKHAHKHDHKHKHSGDHHHNHEAIHKHEHKQDHKHDHHHSNKHEHKHHHDHKHDAYHKHGHKHDHDHKHNHHHGHKHNHHHGHKHHDDHKHKHGHKHHHGHKHDHKHYKHY, via the exons GCACTTGTGGGGATTGTCCTATTCTTCTTCACGGAGTACCACAACTGTTTGTCTGTTTCTGATGACAAGTACCTTGCTGTTTATCCAACTTACAAGTTTGGGCAAGCCGTAGTAGGATATGAAGACAACACCCCACGCTATTACAACTCTCACGCTGATGCAGCATCCATTTATTCATCACGTGGAAGCGCAAGTTCGAATTATGAGAATTTTAAAGATCCGCAAACTCTACTGGCCGATGAGATAAATCGAGATGATGACTACAAAGGAAATAACTTTATTG GGAGCACATCGGGATTCAAACAATACAAAGCATCCACTAGTTTCAACTACAATGGACCACATCAACTGGAAACAATAGAAACACGTAGCTTCCACAAAAAAAGTGAACCATATTCCCTTCACGAATTCGATCACTCTCATCATGGAGAAGAAGAGCATGCGGAAATCCATTACCACCAGCACAAGCATTTGCATAAACACAGTCATAAACAGGAACACCATCATAAACACAAACAAGATCACAATCATCACCATGCACACCAGCACGAGGAAGAGGGAATGCACAAGCATGCACACAAACATGATCACAAACACAAACATAGTGGTGATCACCATCACAATCACGAAGCTATCCACAAGCACGAACACAAGCAGGATCACAAACACGATCATCATCACAGTAACAAACATGAACATAAGCATCATCACGACCACAAACATGATGCTTATCATAAACATGGTCATAAACACGACCACGATCACAAGCACAATCATCACCATGGTCACAAGCACAATCATCATCATGGGCACAAACATCATGATGATCATAAACATAAGCACGGTCATAAGCATCATCATGGGCATAAGCATGATCACAAACATTATAAACATTACTGA